Proteins encoded together in one Phalacrocorax aristotelis chromosome 7, bGulAri2.1, whole genome shotgun sequence window:
- the SV2B gene encoding synaptic vesicle glycoprotein 2B isoform X2, translated as MWQYLAHVNPIGKHDEAWMILKQVHDTNMRAKGEPERVFTVSYIKTPKQIDEFIEIQSSTGTWYQRWLVRITTTFKQVWDNVLYCLTAQYRTNTLMLAVVWFTMALSYYGLTVWFPDMIRYLQEEAYESQVKIFDEEEVSHFTFNFTLENQIHRNGEYRNDKFIGMKFKEVRFEDSLFEECHFEDVTSSETFFENCTITSTVFYNTDLYEHKFINCRLINSTFLKEKEGCHLDFEEDNDFLIYLVSFLGSLSVLPGNIISALLMDKIGRIKMIGDSMLISAVCCFFLFFGNSESAMIGWQCLFCGASIAAWNALDVITVELYPTDKRATAFGILNGLCKFGAILGNSIFASFVGITKVVPILLASSALVGGGLVALRLPETREQVLM; from the exons ATGTGGCAATACCTAGCTCACGTTAACCCT ATAGGTAAACATGATGAAGCCTGGATGATCCTCAAGCAAGTTCATGACACCAACATGCGGGCCAAGGGTGAGCCAGAGAGGGTGTTTACG gtttCCTATATCAAAACTCCAAAGCAAATAGATGAATTTATTGAAATCCAGAGCTCAACAGGGACCTGGTACCAGCGGTGGCTGGTCAGAATCACAACCACTTTCAAACag GTCTGGGACAACGTGCTATATTGTTTAACAGCCCAGTACAGGACAAACACACTGATGCTGGCTGTGGTTTGGTTTACAATGGCCTTAAG TTACTACGGCCTTACTGTCTGGTTCCCTGATATGATCCGGTATCTCCAAGAAGAGGCATATGAATCCCAAGTGAAGATCTTCGATGAGGAAGAAGTGTCACACTTCACCTTTAATTTCACTCTGGAAAACCAGATCCATAGAAATGGGGAATACAGAAATGATAA GTTTATTGGCATGAAATTTAAGGAAGTGAGATTTGAGGATTCGCTATTTGAGGAATGTCATTTTGAAGATGTGACATCCAGTGAGACCTTCTTCGAAAACTGCACCATCACCTCCACTGTCTTTTATAACACCG ATCTCTACGAACACAAATTCATCAACTGCAGGCTCATAAACAGTACGtttctgaaggagaaggaaggctgTCACCTGGACTTCGAGGAGGACAATGATTTCCTGATCTACCTGGTTagcttcctgggcagcctgtctgTGCTGCCAGGCAACATCATCTCTGCATTACTCATGGACAAAATAGGGAGGATAAAGATGATCG GTGACTCAATGTTGATCTCGGCGGtgtgctgcttctttctctttttcgGCAACAGTGAGTCGGCAATGATCGGCTGGCAGTGCCTCTTCTGCGGGGCCAGCATTGCTGCCTGGAACGCCCTGGACGTGATCACCGTGGAGCTCTACCCCACTGACAAAAG gGCAACAGCCTTTGGCATCCTCAATGGGCTTTGCAAGTTCGGTGCCATTCTGGGGAACTCAATCTTTGCCTCCTTTGTGGGGATAACCAAGGTGGTTCCCATCCTTCTGGCTTCCTCTGCTCTGGTTGGAGGTGGCCTGGTTGCTTTGCGCCTGCCAGAGACTCGAGAACAGGTCCTGATGTGA
- the SV2B gene encoding synaptic vesicle glycoprotein 2B isoform X3, whose protein sequence is MILKQVHDTNMRAKGEPERVFTVSYIKTPKQIDEFIEIQSSTGTWYQRWLVRITTTFKQVWDNVLYCLTAQYRTNTLMLAVVWFTMALSYYGLTVWFPDMIRYLQEEAYESQVKIFDEEEVSHFTFNFTLENQIHRNGEYRNDKFIGMKFKEVRFEDSLFEECHFEDVTSSETFFENCTITSTVFYNTDLYEHKFINCRLINSTFLKEKEGCHLDFEEDNDFLIYLVSFLGSLSVLPGNIISALLMDKIGRIKMIGDSMLISAVCCFFLFFGNSESAMIGWQCLFCGASIAAWNALDVITVELYPTDKRATAFGILNGLCKFGAILGNSIFASFVGITKVVPILLASSALVGGGLVALRLPETREQVLM, encoded by the exons ATGATCCTCAAGCAAGTTCATGACACCAACATGCGGGCCAAGGGTGAGCCAGAGAGGGTGTTTACG gtttCCTATATCAAAACTCCAAAGCAAATAGATGAATTTATTGAAATCCAGAGCTCAACAGGGACCTGGTACCAGCGGTGGCTGGTCAGAATCACAACCACTTTCAAACag GTCTGGGACAACGTGCTATATTGTTTAACAGCCCAGTACAGGACAAACACACTGATGCTGGCTGTGGTTTGGTTTACAATGGCCTTAAG TTACTACGGCCTTACTGTCTGGTTCCCTGATATGATCCGGTATCTCCAAGAAGAGGCATATGAATCCCAAGTGAAGATCTTCGATGAGGAAGAAGTGTCACACTTCACCTTTAATTTCACTCTGGAAAACCAGATCCATAGAAATGGGGAATACAGAAATGATAA GTTTATTGGCATGAAATTTAAGGAAGTGAGATTTGAGGATTCGCTATTTGAGGAATGTCATTTTGAAGATGTGACATCCAGTGAGACCTTCTTCGAAAACTGCACCATCACCTCCACTGTCTTTTATAACACCG ATCTCTACGAACACAAATTCATCAACTGCAGGCTCATAAACAGTACGtttctgaaggagaaggaaggctgTCACCTGGACTTCGAGGAGGACAATGATTTCCTGATCTACCTGGTTagcttcctgggcagcctgtctgTGCTGCCAGGCAACATCATCTCTGCATTACTCATGGACAAAATAGGGAGGATAAAGATGATCG GTGACTCAATGTTGATCTCGGCGGtgtgctgcttctttctctttttcgGCAACAGTGAGTCGGCAATGATCGGCTGGCAGTGCCTCTTCTGCGGGGCCAGCATTGCTGCCTGGAACGCCCTGGACGTGATCACCGTGGAGCTCTACCCCACTGACAAAAG gGCAACAGCCTTTGGCATCCTCAATGGGCTTTGCAAGTTCGGTGCCATTCTGGGGAACTCAATCTTTGCCTCCTTTGTGGGGATAACCAAGGTGGTTCCCATCCTTCTGGCTTCCTCTGCTCTGGTTGGAGGTGGCCTGGTTGCTTTGCGCCTGCCAGAGACTCGAGAACAGGTCCTGATGTGA